In Chloroflexota bacterium, the following proteins share a genomic window:
- a CDS encoding glycosyltransferase family 4 protein yields the protein MSFTPDNLEFVFLSFEGPDQPYAQAGGLGVRVTQLTRALARHGFQTHLVFVGDPALPGGETREDGCLHLHRWCQWISASHPEGAYADEIAKVHDYQDSVPAFVTQAIVEPALATGRRVAIIAEEWHTADALSRLSDSLHFVGIRDAAVLLWNANNDMSFDRINWNRLGYVAQFTAVSRFVKTQMWSHGVNPLVIPNGIPSELLEPVDANSVSALRDALGPAPWFFKLGRMDPDKGWLAAVEAVYRLREIGVPARLVMKGGQLEDHAHEVYGHMAWRGLRAVGVHTDDRSVAGIAQALGEADPEAAVLNLEFFLPDDALPLLYAAADGLLANSGYEPFGLVGLEAMAAGGVAYVGSTGEDYAIPMRNSVVLDDVGSPDEIVQVARLLRDDPKLAERIRAGARETAQLHTWDALLPLLLSKLHLAGQRQGLRGL from the coding sequence ATGTCATTCACCCCCGACAACCTCGAGTTCGTCTTCCTGTCCTTCGAAGGACCCGACCAACCCTACGCCCAGGCCGGCGGGCTCGGCGTACGCGTCACCCAGCTCACCCGCGCGCTCGCCAGGCACGGCTTTCAGACGCACCTGGTCTTCGTCGGCGACCCGGCGCTGCCTGGCGGGGAGACGCGCGAGGACGGCTGCCTGCATCTCCATCGTTGGTGCCAGTGGATCAGCGCCTCGCACCCGGAAGGCGCCTACGCCGACGAAATCGCCAAGGTTCATGACTACCAGGATTCGGTTCCGGCCTTCGTCACGCAAGCCATCGTCGAGCCGGCCCTGGCCACCGGGCGCCGCGTGGCCATCATCGCCGAGGAGTGGCACACCGCCGACGCCCTATCCCGGCTCAGCGACTCCCTGCACTTCGTCGGCATCCGCGACGCCGCCGTCCTGCTCTGGAACGCCAACAACGACATGTCGTTCGACCGCATCAACTGGAATCGCCTGGGATACGTGGCGCAGTTCACCGCAGTATCACGCTTCGTCAAGACCCAGATGTGGTCGCACGGCGTCAATCCGCTGGTGATTCCCAACGGCATCCCGTCGGAGTTGCTGGAGCCCGTCGATGCCAACTCGGTGAGTGCCCTTCGCGACGCCCTCGGACCCGCTCCCTGGTTCTTCAAGCTCGGGCGCATGGATCCCGACAAGGGCTGGCTGGCCGCCGTGGAGGCCGTGTATCGCTTGCGGGAAATCGGCGTGCCGGCCCGCCTGGTGATGAAGGGCGGACAGCTGGAAGATCACGCCCACGAGGTCTATGGCCACATGGCCTGGCGCGGGCTCCGGGCGGTCGGCGTGCACACCGACGATCGATCGGTCGCCGGCATCGCGCAGGCCCTTGGCGAGGCCGACCCCGAGGCCGCCGTGCTCAACCTCGAGTTCTTCCTGCCGGACGACGCGCTGCCGTTGCTCTACGCCGCCGCGGACGGCCTGCTCGCCAACAGCGGCTACGAGCCGTTCGGCTTGGTCGGCCTGGAGGCCATGGCGGCAGGCGGCGTCGCCTATGTCGGCTCGACCGGCGAGGACTACGCCATTCCCATGCGCAACAGCGTGGTCCTGGACGATGTCGGCAGCCCGGACGAAATCGTGCAGGTGGCGAGGCTGCTGCGCGACGATCCCAAGCTGGCCGAGCGCATCCGCGCCGGCGCTCGGGAGACGGCCCAACTGCACACGTGGGACGCGCTGCTGCCATTGCTCCTGAGCAAGTTGCATCTCGCCGGACAACGGCAGGGGTTGCGCGGGCTGTAG